The following nucleotide sequence is from Peribacillus sp. ACCC06369.
TTGATTTCGCCTTCATCCTTTTTAATGTTTCCTTCAACTAATGCAAGATAAGTCCGTTTGATTTCCCTTTCTTCCAACATTCTGTCCAGCATGGACCCAATGAGGCGGTTTTTGGCAAAAAGGACCGCACCGGTGGTATCTTTATCAAGTCTATGAATATGCTTGATCATACAGTTCTGGCCAGTTTGTCGAAGGTGGTGCGCTACTCCATTGATGAGGGAGTGTGCTTCACCGGGGTGAGAAGGGTGAGTATCCATTCCAGCCGGTTTATTGGCTATCAACAACACGTCATCTTCATATAAGATGGATATTCTTAAGTCAGCCGCTTTAACCGGTTCATTTTCAACGTGATCAAGCAAGGGAATGCATATCGTATCTCCTTCAGTAAGGACAGTTGACCATGTGACGGAATGGCCATTCACTGTCACTTCTTTACTCATCCTCCATTCATGGACCAACTTCTTTGGGGCTTTCCACCGCTCCCTGAAAAGCTTTTCCAATGTTAATCCATTCCAACTTTGAAGAACTTCTATTATTAAATGTTGGTTAGTTATTTTGAAATCTTCCAATTTCATTCCTACTTTCGACTTATTTGGTTGTGGTCAAATGAAAAAAATATATAATAATTACAGATAAGTCATAAAAAAGTGATCTTGGACCTATTGTCAAGATTTCCGTGGTGGAAATTACCACATTTTTTTTACAATTTTTATGTTATTCTATGGGGAAAGAAATGGCTTGTCCTAGAATATACATATATTAGATAGGTCTAACGGATCTGAAAAAAGGTGGTTTTTTTAGTGAAGACAGTCTTTTCTTCAACGGAAGAGCAAGAGCAAGAAATAGCGAGCCTCGTTTCTCGTTTCTACGAATCTGTATTTCCGAAATACTTCACGGAAAGTGAAATCCTTCATTTTCGCGAGATTGGCGTTTTGGAGCCCAATCAAGGTTCTTTTACCTACTTTGCAACATTAAGAGATGCATTTCAAGTAATGACATGTCTTCAAGTCCTCATGTCGATATTAGACAAACAGAAGAAAGCAGATTCTATTGTGTTGGAATCTAAATCTGAAGAATTGTTCCAACATAACATCACTCTATTGAATGAATACGGAATATTCTTCC
It contains:
- a CDS encoding RluA family pseudouridine synthase, whose product is MKLEDFKITNQHLIIEVLQSWNGLTLEKLFRERWKAPKKLVHEWRMSKEVTVNGHSVTWSTVLTEGDTICIPLLDHVENEPVKAADLRISILYEDDVLLIANKPAGMDTHPSHPGEAHSLINGVAHHLRQTGQNCMIKHIHRLDKDTTGAVLFAKNRLIGSMLDRMLEEREIKRTYLALVEGNIKKDEGEIKEKIGRDRHHATRRRVSPTGQTAVTHYQVLNRNPKKNLTLVSCTLESGRTHQIRVHFSHLNHPLAGDTLYGGRRTFPRQALHARKIEFIHPISEEKLIIEAPFLDKPEIFDN
- a CDS encoding DUF5365 family protein; the protein is MKTVFSSTEEQEQEIASLVSRFYESVFPKYFTESEILHFREIGVLEPNQGSFTYFATLRDAFQVMTCLQVLMSILDKQKKADSIVLESKSEELFQHNITLLNEYGIFFPFYYDHFSCINHELSNDMQMMDMQVANQYLV